A region from the Wolbachia endosymbiont of Folsomia candida genome encodes:
- a CDS encoding demethoxyubiquinone hydroxylase family protein: protein MEKNINKLKGKFLEQAIRVNHAGEYGAICIYSGQKFVLKKSSIINEIIQMEEQEKKHLHYFNEKIKEYKVRPTALLPIWRVLGVSLGVITSIMGEKAAMACTAAVEEVIGEHYKEQVLHLEDGELKETISKFRDEELEHRDIAIEHNAESAFGYNILSSLIKTGCKTAIYLSKLI from the coding sequence TTGGAAAAGAATATTAATAAATTAAAGGGAAAATTTTTAGAACAGGCAATAAGGGTAAATCACGCTGGAGAATATGGAGCTATTTGTATTTATTCCGGTCAAAAATTTGTTCTCAAAAAATCTTCTATAATAAATGAGATAATTCAAATGGAAGAACAGGAGAAAAAGCATCTCCATTATTTTAATGAAAAAATTAAAGAGTATAAGGTTCGTCCAACTGCTTTGTTGCCAATTTGGCGTGTTTTAGGAGTATCACTTGGTGTTATAACTTCTATTATGGGCGAAAAAGCTGCTATGGCTTGCACTGCTGCGGTTGAAGAAGTTATAGGAGAGCATTATAAAGAACAAGTTTTACATTTGGAAGATGGGGAGTTAAAAGAGACGATAAGTAAATTTCGTGATGAGGAACTTGAGCACAGAGATATTGCAATTGAGCACAACGCTGAAAGTGCATTTGGTTACAATATTTTATCTTCATTGATAAAAACTGGGTGTAAAACCGCTATTTATCTATCTAAATTGATTTAA
- a CDS encoding PleD family two-component system response regulator yields MTAKILVVDDILSNVKLLKARLTAEYYTVITAYDGEEALDLVAKQQPDIILLDIMMPKMNGFEVCKQLKNDPLTTHIPIVMVTALHDTHNRVQGINAGADDFLTKPIDETALSARIKSLTRLKMVVDELRLRGETNAEVGGVTGSCIMDYSNQISDVSILVIDEDVFQAEQIYKILKQRFQSIKILNDPIEALRVGVKDNYDLIISDIHFTKTDGLRLCSEFRSKLETRYTPILILSEDYDKNNLVKALNVGANDYLTVPLDEGELIARVNSQVKRKRYQDALRMNLFNNAEMSIKDPLTNCYNRRYFDTHLKNIVKDSIEKDRRLSLMMLDIDYFKMVNDDFGHNAGDKLLKQIQKKISENIRITDLLARFGGEEFVIVMPDTSISSAHIIAERIREVIAKERFVLSDKNTPHNITVSIGIAEMVSSYNENINLFIEHADQCLYKAKNMGRNRVVAS; encoded by the coding sequence ATGACAGCGAAGATTCTAGTAGTAGATGACATATTATCCAACGTTAAGCTTTTAAAAGCTAGGCTCACAGCAGAGTATTACACAGTCATAACAGCGTATGATGGCGAAGAAGCCTTGGATTTAGTAGCAAAGCAGCAGCCTGATATTATACTGCTGGATATTATGATGCCAAAAATGAATGGTTTTGAGGTTTGTAAGCAATTAAAGAACGATCCATTAACAACGCATATTCCAATAGTTATGGTAACTGCGCTACATGATACTCACAATAGAGTGCAAGGCATTAACGCTGGTGCAGATGATTTTTTAACTAAACCGATAGACGAGACTGCTTTATCTGCAAGAATTAAATCTCTTACACGCCTCAAAATGGTTGTAGATGAATTGCGTTTGCGCGGCGAAACTAACGCTGAGGTTGGTGGTGTAACAGGAAGCTGTATTATGGATTACTCCAATCAGATTTCTGACGTGAGCATACTTGTTATAGATGAGGACGTCTTTCAAGCAGAGCAGATATATAAGATTCTAAAGCAGCGTTTTCAGTCTATAAAAATATTGAATGATCCTATAGAAGCATTAAGAGTTGGTGTTAAGGATAATTATGACCTGATTATTTCTGATATACACTTTACAAAAACTGACGGCCTTCGTTTGTGCTCTGAGTTTCGCAGTAAGTTAGAAACACGTTATACACCAATTCTGATTCTTTCTGAGGATTACGATAAAAACAATTTAGTAAAAGCGCTGAATGTTGGTGCTAATGATTATTTAACAGTACCTTTGGATGAAGGTGAGTTAATCGCAAGGGTTAATTCGCAAGTAAAACGAAAAAGGTATCAGGATGCTCTGAGAATGAATTTATTTAATAATGCAGAAATGTCTATAAAGGATCCATTAACTAACTGTTATAATAGAAGATATTTTGATACACACTTAAAAAACATCGTTAAAGACTCTATAGAAAAGGATAGAAGATTATCCCTTATGATGCTCGATATAGATTATTTTAAAATGGTAAATGATGACTTTGGACATAACGCTGGTGACAAGCTTTTAAAACAAATACAGAAGAAAATTTCTGAAAACATTAGAATAACAGATTTATTAGCTAGGTTTGGTGGTGAGGAGTTCGTTATTGTAATGCCTGATACCAGTATATCAAGTGCACATATTATTGCAGAGAGAATACGCGAAGTAATTGCTAAAGAACGTTTTGTACTTTCGGATAAAAATACACCACATAATATAACTGTAAGCATCGGCATTGCAGAAATGGTAAGCTCTTATAATGAAAACATCAATTTGTTTATAGAGCATGCTGACCAGTGTTTATATAAAGCAAAAAATATGGGAAGAAATAGAGTAGTTGCTAGCTAG